The Achromobacter deleyi region TGAAGCCGGTGTTGGCGGCGGCCCGCGCCAGTTCGGGGATGGGCAGGCCGATGGCGGTCGGGTTGCTGACGCGGTCCAGCACCACCGGCAGCACGGTGCGTCCGTTGCGTCGGATGCTGTCGGCCAGGATGCGATCATCGTCGGGGTTGACCGTGTCCGGTTCCGCGAAAATCAGGTCCAGTCCCACGGCGCGGGCGCCGCTCAGGCGGTCCAGCAGCGCGGCATGGACCGCGCGCCGCCAGGGCCAGCGTCCCAGCGCATCGATGCTTGCGTCGTCGATCGCCACGATCATGATGTCGGGGTCGGCGGCGCGTCCCGTCATCATGACCGCGCGGTCGTAGAGAACCTGGTCGAGCCGGCCGAGCCCATTGAACGAACCCAGGATGGCGGCCAGCACTGCCAGCGCCACCGTCAACCATAGCCATGAGCGTGAGGGCCGGTCCTGGGAGTCGGTGCCGTCGGCCATGAAGCGGGCTCTAGTACTCGGTCAGCGTCACGAATCCGCCCGTGCCGCTGCCGACGCTCAGGCCGAACGAAGTCATCAGCATATTCGCGCCTTCGAAGGCCTGGACCGCGTCCTGTCCGTTCAAACCCAGGTTGTCGACGGCGCGCACCAATACGTAGAAGGTGCCGGGCCCGGGGGCGGTGAAGCGGATGTCGTTGCTGGGAAAGCTGGCCGACGATACCGGCAGCGTGCCATCGGCATCCCGCGATACGCGCACCAGATAGCTTTGCGCGCCAGCCACGGCAGGGAAGGGGCTGGTCCAGGCGCCGCCCGCGCGTACGGGTTCGCCCAGTTGCGGCGCCGTCAGCAGGGGCCTGAGGCCGGACACGCCGCCGTCGGCGCCGACCGCGGCGCCATAGCCTTCGGCGACCGCAACCGGCCGGGCCGGCGTCGCGCCCGGCGCATGGGCCTGCAGCCGGACGCTGCCTTCCAGCACTTCGCTGTGCGCGCCTTGGGGGCCGCTTTGCACGCGGAACCGCGTGCCACGCACGCCCGTGACCGCCACCGGAGTACGGACCTCGAAACGGCCCACGCCCTTGCCGGCGGGGGCGACGGATGATTCCACGCTTCCGCGCCGGACATTGATGACCGAGTCGGTCAATGCGGTGCCTTCGAATTGGCGCAGGCGGGTCAGCTCTACCGTGCCGTCGGATGGCAGGGTGAGCTTGGAGCCGTCAGCCAGTTCCAGCGTGACAAACCCGTTGGGAGCGGTGGCGACGGTGCTGCCTTCCGTCACGGGCGTTCCGGGCTGCAGGGACTTGCCGTCCATGTCGGCCCGGCCGCTGACGTGCACCACGCGTGCTTGCGCGTCGCGCACGGGAATCATCGAGAGCGGGATATGCAGTTCCAGTCCGATGGGCAGGCGCTCCGGTGTAACGATCTTATTCAGCGTCTGCAACCGGCTCCAGTTGGCCTGGTTGCGCGTGTATTGGGCGGCGAGGTCGATCAGGGTGTCGCCTTGGCGCACACGAAAGATGAAGTCCTCGCCCAACGCGCCGGCGGGTTGGCCGCGCGCGGGGGCGCCAAGGGCAATGCAGGAAAGCAGGGCAAGCAAAGAAAGCGCGCGGAAGCGGCTCATGGCAATCGGTTCTCCAGGGATTCGCGCAACGCGGCTAAGGCGGGCTGGTCTGGCTGTCTTCGGACGGGCTGATCAGCTCCAGCCGGTAGCCAAGCGCATAAGAGGATGTCAGTCGCACGCCGTGCTGGGGACGCAGTGAAAGCTTCTGCCGGATATTCGACAAGTGGGTGTCCAGCGTGCGCGACGTGGCGGGAATTTCCCGGTTCCACACGCACTCGGCCAACACGTCCCGCGACATCAGCCGGCCCACGTTGCGGAAAAACAGCAGCGCCAGCTCGAATTCCTTCGGCGGCAGCGGGATGGCGATGCCGTCGAGAGAAATGGTGCGTGCCGCGGGCTCGATGCGGTAGCGCGCGACCTCGAACGCGTCGTTGGCGGGTTCGGAGATCTGACTGCGCCGCAGCAATGCGGCGACCCGGGCCAATAGCTCCAGGGGGCGCATGGGCTTGACGATGTAGTCGTCCGCGCCGGAACGCAGCCCTTCCACGAGGTCATCCTCGCTGGAGCGATTGGTCAGGAAGATGACGGGAATGCGGGCGCCGATGTTGGCGCGCAGCCAGCGGACCACATCGTCGCCGTCGATGTCGGGCAGATGCCAATCCAGCAGCACCAGATCGAAGATCTCGGTGCGCAAGGCTGCCAGCAAGTCCCGGCCCTGGTGATAGCTGGTGCAGGTATATCCAGCGGCGGTCAGAACTTGCTGGATGCGCCGAGCCTGGTCCAGGTCGTCTTCCAGCGACGCGATTTTCATCAGACGAGTTCTCGCGGAGGTTTGCTACGCAAGCGCGCCCTGTGGCGCCCTATTGCAAGAGGTGAGGGAATTTGTGTAATCGAATGATAACTCGGGCAGCACCCGTGCCGGCAACGTTATGGCAGGAACTGTCAAACATTGCAAAATTGACGAATCTTGACTGGAGTTGTTGCGCAACAGCGCGCCACACTGTCTCAACCATTTCACCAGCCGCGGACACAGCAGGCGGAGCAAGGGGCGGGATTGCTGAGCGGAGCAGATATGAATCAATTGCGCATACTTATGATGTCCCCGGACGAGGTCGCTCGTAGCGCGGCGGTATCTACGTTGCTGCATGCCGGAATATCGGCACGCGGCTGTTCGACCTCGCTCGAACTGTTCGGGTTGCTCAACGGCGGGCACTATGATGCCGTGGTCCTCGATATCGGAACCTCGGGCGAAATCGGCTATGCCCTCGTGGCGCGCCTGCATGGTTCGGCGCCCCTGGGCATCGTGGTGACCGGCCGTGACCTGTCGGTGGACAGCCGCTTGCGCTGCCTGCAGAGCGGCGCCGACGCATGCCTGCCGGACCCCCAGGATCCTCGGGAGCTGGCCTGCATCTTGCTGTCCCTGGCACGCCGCCTGCCCGCCACCGCGGGTCAGCCCCCGGCCGAAGAAAGCAGCGCCGGCCTATGGGAACTGCGAGACCAGGGCTGGACGCTTGCGGCGCCCTCCGGGGTGACCTTGTCGTTGTCGGCCAATGAGCGCTTGATCGTGCGCGCGCTGCTGGAAGTGGCGGGCAGGGCTGTCGGCCGCGACGAACTGGGGGACGAACTGCGGGTTGACGGTGGCGGCGTGCGGGCCAGCAGCGCCCGCAGCATCGACGTGATCGTCAGCCGTCTGCGCCGCAAGGCCGAGCAGGCGGGCGTGATGCTTCCGATCCGCACGGTATATGGCAGCGGCTATCTCTTCACCGATCAGTAGTGGAGGCGAGTACACTGCACACAGTGCGTACGCGGGGCAGGGATTATCCTTAGATTGCTTTTACGCGCCGCCCCGGGTGTGTCCCGCATTTTCCGTGTACGTGGCCCCAATTTTCAAGAGTCACGCCTAACTGGCCGTCTTCTGACGCCAACGCGCGACGTCGCCACGCTTACAAAAAACTTTGACAGTACGCCTTGATCTCAGTTATGCTAAAGGGCTTACTGCTTTATTTCGCGCGCAAAATCTGTACGCTTAAAGGAAACAGTTCAGGATCCGGAAGCCAAGGTGCGTCACGAGCCTTTTGTTTACGGGTCCATCAGTCCGACTGTTTTCTGGCCGCATCCAGTTTTGTGCGTTTGTCATGGTTTGTTGGCAAGCCCGCTCTTTTACGTATACGAACGTTTGAGGCGGTTTTGCGCGAACTGCCTTCTCCGAAAGAACACTCTTGAGGAGACGAGTACGTAAGTACTTACCAGTGGTACGTAAAAGGGATTTGAAAGGTCATGCCTACCATTAGCCAACTCGTGCGCAAGCCGCGCGAAGTCAGCATCATCAAAAGCAAGAGCCCCGCGCTCGAAAACTGCCCGCAACGCCGCGGCGTGTGCACTCGCGTGTACACCACCACCCCCAAGAAGCCGAACTCCGCTCTGCGCAAGGTTGCCAAAGTGCGTCTGACCAACGGTTACGAAGTCATTTCGTACATCGGCGGTGAAGGCCACAACCTGCAAGAGCACTCGGTGGTTCTGGTGCGTGGCGGTCGTGTTAAGGACTTGCCGGGTGTGCGTTATCACATCGTGCGCGGTTCCCTCGACCTGCAAGGCGTCAAGGATCGTAAGCAAGCCCGCTCGAAGTACGGCGCCAAGCGCCCGAAGAAGGCTTAATAACGAGTCAGCAGTACCCCCACGTGGCGGAAGTCCGTCACCAGGGAAGTGCGACCGCGCCATCCAGATGATGGGAAGGTGCGCGGCACGTAAGGGGTCGTCCCAATGGACGGCCATGGCCGTGTAATGAAACACGGTTCAACTGAACAGACACAAGGAAGCAACAATGCCCCGTCGTCGCGAAGTACCCAAGCGCGAGATTCTGCCCGATCCCAAGTTCGGCAGCGTCGAACTCGCCAAGTTCATGAACGTCGTCATGCTGGACGGCAAGAAGGCCGTCGCCGAGCGCATCGTCTATGGCGCCCTCGAGCAAGTGCAAACCAAGACCGGCAAAGAGCCGATCGAAGTTTTCAGCCTGGCGATCAACAACATCAAGCCGATCGTCGAAGTGAAGAGCCGCCGCGTTGGCGGTGCCAACTACCAAGTGCCGGTTGAAGTGCGCCCCGTGCGCCGCCTGGCCCTGGCTATGCGTTGGCTCCGTGAAGCCGCCAAGAAGCGTGGCGAGAAGTCGATGGATCTGCGTCTTGCTGGCGAACTGATCGACGCCTCCGAAGGTCGTGGCGCCGCGATGAAGAAGCGCGAAGACACGCACAAGATGGCAGAGGCCAACAAGGCCTTCAGCCATTTCCGCTGGTAATTTAAGGACTAATCCACCATGGCCCGCAAAACCCCGATCGAGCGCTATCGCAACATTGGTATCTCTGCGCACATCGATGCAGGGAAAACCACCACGACCGAACGTATCCTGTTCTACACCGGCGTCAATCACAAGATTGGCGAAGTGCATGATGGCGCAGCCACCATGGACTGGATGGAGCAAGAGCAAGAGCGTGGCATCACCATTACGTCGGCTGCTACGACGGCGTTTTGGCGTGGCATGGCCGGCAATTACCCCGAGCACCGCATCAACATCATCGACACCCCGGGACACGTGGACTTCACCATTGAGGTGGAACGCTCCATGCGCGTCCTGGACGGTGCTTGCATGGTCTATTGCGCGGTGGGCGGTGTTCAGCCCCAGTCCGAAACCGTGTGGCGCCAAGCCAACAAGTACGGCGTGCCGCGTCTGGCCTTCGTCAACAAGATGGACCGCACCGGCGCCAACTTCTTCAAGGTCTATGACCAGCTGAAGAACCGCCTGCGCGCCAATCCCGTGCCGATCGTCATCCCCATCGGCGCCGAAGACACGTTCCAAGGCGTGGTCGACCTGGTCAAGATGAAGGCGATCATTTGGGACGAGGCCAGCCAAGGCACCAAGTTCGACTACAAGGACGTTCCGGCCGAGCTGGAAGGTCTGGCGAACGAATGGCGTGAAAAGCTGGTTGAAGCCGCCGCTGAGTCGTCGGAAGAGCTGATGAACAAGTACCTGGAAACGGGTTCCTTGGACGAAGCCGAAATCAACCTGGCCATCCGTCAACGCACCATCGCTGGCGAAATCCAGCCGATGCTGTGCGGCACCGCGTTCAAGAACAAGGGCGTGCAGCGCATGCTCGACGCAGTTATCGACTACCTGCCTTCGCCCGTGGACATTCCCCCGGTTGACGGCATGGACGACGACGGTAATCCCGTCAAGCGTTCGGCTGACGACAGCGAGAAGTTCTCGGCTCTGGCATTCAAGCTGATGAGCGATCCGTTCGTGGGTCAATTGACCTTCGTGCGCGTTTACTCGGGCGTCCTGAAGTCGGGCGATACGGTCTACAACCCCATCAAGGGCAAGAAGGAACGTATCGGCCGCATTCTGCAGATGCACGCGAACAACCGCGAAGAAATCAAGGAAGTGTTGGCAGGCGACATCGCCGCCGTGGTGGGTCTGAAAGACGTGACCACCGGCGAAACGCTGTGCGACATCGACTCCCACATCCTGCTCGAACGCATGATTTTCCCGGAGCCCGTGATTTCGCAGGCCGTGGAACCCAAGTCGAAGGCTGACCAGGAAAAGATGGGTCTGGCGCTGTCGCGTCTGGCTCAGGAAGATCCGTCGTTCCGCGTGCGCAGCGACGAAGAATCCGGCCAAACCATCATTTCCGGCATGGGCGAGCTTCACCTGGAAATTCTGGTCGACCGCATGAAGCGCGAGTTCGGCGTTGAAGCCAACGTCGGCAAGCCGCAAGTGGCCTACCGTGAAACCATCCGCAAGACCTGCGACGAAGTTGAAGGCAAGTTCGTCAAGCAGTCGGGCGGCCGTGGCCAGTACGGTCACGTGGTGCTGAAGGTCGAGCCGTTGGCTCCTGGCGGCGGCTACGAATTCGTGGACGCCATCAAGGGCGGTGTGGTTCCTCGCGAATACATCCCCGCGGTGGACAAGGGCATCCAGGAAACGCTGCCTTCGGGCGTGTTGGCTGGCTACCCGATCGTCGACGTCAAGGTCACGCTGTTCTTCGGTTCGTACCACGATGTGGACTCGAACGAAAACGCGTTCAAGATGGCCGGCTCCATGGCATTCAAGGAAGGTCTGCGCA contains the following coding sequences:
- a CDS encoding FecR family protein, translating into MSRFRALSLLALLSCIALGAPARGQPAGALGEDFIFRVRQGDTLIDLAAQYTRNQANWSRLQTLNKIVTPERLPIGLELHIPLSMIPVRDAQARVVHVSGRADMDGKSLQPGTPVTEGSTVATAPNGFVTLELADGSKLTLPSDGTVELTRLRQFEGTALTDSVINVRRGSVESSVAPAGKGVGRFEVRTPVAVTGVRGTRFRVQSGPQGAHSEVLEGSVRLQAHAPGATPARPVAVAEGYGAAVGADGGVSGLRPLLTAPQLGEPVRAGGAWTSPFPAVAGAQSYLVRVSRDADGTLPVSSASFPSNDIRFTAPGPGTFYVLVRAVDNLGLNGQDAVQAFEGANMLMTSFGLSVGSGTGGFVTLTEY
- a CDS encoding response regulator transcription factor, whose product is MKIASLEDDLDQARRIQQVLTAAGYTCTSYHQGRDLLAALRTEIFDLVLLDWHLPDIDGDDVVRWLRANIGARIPVIFLTNRSSEDDLVEGLRSGADDYIVKPMRPLELLARVAALLRRSQISEPANDAFEVARYRIEPAARTISLDGIAIPLPPKEFELALLFFRNVGRLMSRDVLAECVWNREIPATSRTLDTHLSNIRQKLSLRPQHGVRLTSSYALGYRLELISPSEDSQTSPP
- a CDS encoding response regulator transcription factor, whose product is MMSPDEVARSAAVSTLLHAGISARGCSTSLELFGLLNGGHYDAVVLDIGTSGEIGYALVARLHGSAPLGIVVTGRDLSVDSRLRCLQSGADACLPDPQDPRELACILLSLARRLPATAGQPPAEESSAGLWELRDQGWTLAAPSGVTLSLSANERLIVRALLEVAGRAVGRDELGDELRVDGGGVRASSARSIDVIVSRLRRKAEQAGVMLPIRTVYGSGYLFTDQ
- the rpsL gene encoding 30S ribosomal protein S12 produces the protein MPTISQLVRKPREVSIIKSKSPALENCPQRRGVCTRVYTTTPKKPNSALRKVAKVRLTNGYEVISYIGGEGHNLQEHSVVLVRGGRVKDLPGVRYHIVRGSLDLQGVKDRKQARSKYGAKRPKKA
- the rpsG gene encoding 30S ribosomal protein S7, coding for MPRRREVPKREILPDPKFGSVELAKFMNVVMLDGKKAVAERIVYGALEQVQTKTGKEPIEVFSLAINNIKPIVEVKSRRVGGANYQVPVEVRPVRRLALAMRWLREAAKKRGEKSMDLRLAGELIDASEGRGAAMKKREDTHKMAEANKAFSHFRW
- the fusA gene encoding elongation factor G; this encodes MARKTPIERYRNIGISAHIDAGKTTTTERILFYTGVNHKIGEVHDGAATMDWMEQEQERGITITSAATTAFWRGMAGNYPEHRINIIDTPGHVDFTIEVERSMRVLDGACMVYCAVGGVQPQSETVWRQANKYGVPRLAFVNKMDRTGANFFKVYDQLKNRLRANPVPIVIPIGAEDTFQGVVDLVKMKAIIWDEASQGTKFDYKDVPAELEGLANEWREKLVEAAAESSEELMNKYLETGSLDEAEINLAIRQRTIAGEIQPMLCGTAFKNKGVQRMLDAVIDYLPSPVDIPPVDGMDDDGNPVKRSADDSEKFSALAFKLMSDPFVGQLTFVRVYSGVLKSGDTVYNPIKGKKERIGRILQMHANNREEIKEVLAGDIAAVVGLKDVTTGETLCDIDSHILLERMIFPEPVISQAVEPKSKADQEKMGLALSRLAQEDPSFRVRSDEESGQTIISGMGELHLEILVDRMKREFGVEANVGKPQVAYRETIRKTCDEVEGKFVKQSGGRGQYGHVVLKVEPLAPGGGYEFVDAIKGGVVPREYIPAVDKGIQETLPSGVLAGYPIVDVKVTLFFGSYHDVDSNENAFKMAGSMAFKEGLRKASPVLLEPMMAVEVETPEDYAGTVMGDLSSRRGMVQGMDDMVGGGKTIKAEVPLAEMFGYATNLRSLTQGRATYTMEFKHYSEAPKNVADEVIAARAK